atttttgtcatttttgtcatttttgtcatttttgtcatttttgtcatttttgtcatttttgtcatttttgtcatttttgtcatttttgtcatttttgtcatttttgtcatttttgtcatttttgtcatttttgtcatttttgtcatttttgtcatttttgtcatttttgtcatttttgtcatttttgtcatttttgtcatttttgtcatttttgtcatttttgtcatttttgtcatttttgtcatttttgtcatttatgtcatttttgtcatttatgtcatttttgtcatttttgtcatttttgtcatttttgtcatttttgtcatttttgtcatttttgtcatttttgtcatttttgtcatttttgtcatttttgtcatttttgtcatttttgtcatttttgtcatttttgtcatttttgtcatttttgtcatttttgtcatttttgtcatttttgtcatttttgtcatttttgtcatttttgtcatttttgtcatttttgtcatttttgtcatttttgtcatttttgtcatttttgtcatttttgtcatttttgtcatttttgtcatttttgtcatttttgtcatttttgtcatttttgtcatttttgtcatttttgtcatttttgtcatttttgtcatttttgtcatttttgtcatttttgtcatttttgtcatttttgtcatttttgtcatttttgtcatttttgtcatttttgtcatttttgtcatttttgtcatttttgtcatttttgtcatttttgtcatttttgtcatttttgtcatttttgtcatttttgtcatttttgtcatttttgtcatttttgtcatttttgtcatttttgtcatttttgtcatttttgtcatttttgtcatttttgtcatttttgtcatttttgtcatttttgtcatttttttcatttttttcatttttttcatttttgtcatttttgtcatttttgtcatttttgtcatttttgtcatttttgtcatttttgtcatttttgtcatttttgtcatttttgtcatttttttcatttttgtcatttttgtcatttttgtcacttttgtcattttcgtcattttaaattttctcatagaCCCTCCCAGTGTTGTgagtttatttcaaaacaaatttttgaatttttcaggcAAATATTCGGGTTAAAATTGATGACCACTAAATTTATCGTATGTTGAACgttctttaacaaaaattaattatgataacattaaattcaattttaatatcTGTTCAAGCTGTATAATTGgagggaaaaaaaacttatcaacaacGCAATCGCAGTTGATAGGCACGCTTTATAAAAGAATCCGAATATCGGAATATCTCCCTAGAAAATTCTGCAATTTATCTACAGAGATCACAAAAAGGGAAAACTGATAGGCGTTTGCTTCAAGGCGGAAATGATCCCATTTCGGAATATATAGTTCGTAGTTAAGAAGCTGAGATTAAAGAAAGTGTACCAATTTGAATTCCGATAaactatgttttatttttactatttttcaccAATCGACATCGGTTAAAAGTAGTTTCACAGTCTTCTCTTCTGGATGGAATTTTCGCtctataatttttaaacaaatcataTTCAAATTTGGATCCCGCCGAACGATTCCTGCCGGCATCAAAATCCAGCTCACAAACAATCCGCTTCCGGCAGTCACCCTCGGGTACACCCATCACATTGAACATCCAATCTGCAAAATCCGGCTCCTGATTCTGCAAAGACCGAGCGTATCGATGTCCCCAACCTTTCAGAAAATCCCAGAAGCATTTTTTCGGAGCAACCGTTTCCTCGatgtaataattttgattggtcCACGGGTATCTTGCAAGGATCTCCTCACCCTCGTGTTTGCTGCCTTTGAACTTCTTCCAATAGTACCCATCTCCGAAGGCGTATATGGCTGCCAATCCGATAGCGATCTTCAGCTTGATCATTATTACCGTTGCCATGTCGTTGAACCACGGCCACCCtacaaattcaatgtttgattcaaaaatatccaaTTCAAATGAATTTCCGAAAGTACTTACAGTAATAGACATCATTGTACCAGTACGAATCGTAGGACTGCAGTCGGCCTTCCACAGGCTGTACGTCATTCTTGACCAATTTCTCGCAGCTTATTTCCGTCAGAAATAAACTCATCAGCAACAAACTCCCCAATGCCCAAAACCGAATCCGTTCGCAAGCGGCCATTGTCCAAATTGAACTGGGTAGAAAAATTTGGCCCCAAATGCCAATGATGGCCTTTAACCGACCCGAACAACTACACCTCACTACAGACAGCAGGTGCTAACAGCTTTCTCAAATAAACAACCCGAACGGCGGAATTATGCAGCTATATTTGGTGCAAAATTATCAAACATCCGAGCACGATTTGGCATCGATTTGGTTTGTCACCTTCCGTTATTCCGTGAACTGCCCGGGCGGATTCCCATTGATGCAACTCAACTCGGTAACAATTTTTATGATGCTGCAACCCAGCCAACGCAACGGAACAGGAAAATGCACCAGATTTTCGTGATAAATATGCGCTAACAGCAGCACAACACCAATCGGTTAgcggttttttcttcttcttaaggACCGGACGGAAGAAATGGTACGAGTTGTTCAATATGgtgtgtgaatatttttttttcgaaacagttTAGCAATTCCGCCGGTTGTTATGAGCGTTATGGGAAGTGTGAGCAATGACTGGACGCGGAATTAACACGTGTATTGTCCCCGTCATTATCGGTTCGATTATGGCTGGGATTATGTCATGACGGAAGTAGGTCAAATAAATTATCCGACTCTGAGTACGATGTTTTTATGGGAATGGCCTACAATGTCAAAGTAAGTAGGTACCTACCTATTCTTGAAAGAAAGTAATTCCTCTGAATAGTTTGAATTCCAACTTCTTTAACTACTAAATGCTTATTTAGCACTATTTTTGCTTTTCTATCCTTTCTGGTTGTACAGCATACATCGttcttcaacaaaaattttaaccctCTGCTGCATACGAAATCATTCATGgttccattttttaaacatttttaagcttaactctgtattgtaaaacatttcaaaatattttaatgcatCAACAATTCAATGAGCAATTTTAAAAcccaaaaaatctatgaaaaatgttatttatctttccactgtaaaaaaagattacatatttcgaaaaaataggTAAATAAACTTTCTTCCATCAACAatatttcttcatttcgatcatatttcattttcatttttttttcatagaggATTAATGAGACCATAATAATGGAattcgggatgaataaacctacttggtttaaaatccctgagaaaaaaggaaaaaaaaataataataataatggaattccaatgtttttttagttttcaactAGCAATAATCGCACCTCGGTAGAACCTCATTGGTTACGATATCGCCAATGCGCAAAGCTAAAGAATTCCAATGTTATTCGAATGGAagtatttaatcaaaatttttcttattgTGATTGAATTCAAGTTCGTTCAAAGTAATAATTTCTACTAGAAAAGGATGCCTTCGCCACATCAcgaaatttgtttaaagtttGGGAGAGAAGGTTTATTTGGCAATTGATTTACATACATTAAATTCAGCAATTtgtatcccaagtaacaatttcaaTCCCAACAGAGTTTGTTGACGGCagtgttttaaacaatattcatTGAGTAATTGTCATCgtaaaacgtttttcaataagaactcTATATAAACGCTCTTGGACAGCTATAAAACCTATATCCAACTCTGAAGCAAACTTTCAGTTGTATTGCTCCCAaagttttatgcgatttttctAGAGTAtttgcaatttattttaaatgctATGGATATCTAAAATACTGACCTACtacaataaattgaaaatgctttaaaatatcATTATAAATTTGCTGTTTAGCACTAAACATATCAACCGATACTTTGTATATATgtacctatttataccgcctGGGGTCAAATGACCCCAAACAAATTTTCGGCAGAAACTATCTTGttcccaaccgatttttacaaaatttatagttttgaaaagcttgtaacgtgactaaCATATGATTCTTAggcaatattcagctacaataatTGATATAAAAGTTATCCGATGTCGAAAAGTTtggaaaaacatgcttcgggaaaagaCTATAAATCAGTTATGAAGTGCTCGAAAAATAAATCACCTAGTGTCTGAGAAAGAAGGAGCTATTAGAAGCTGTTAGAAGCttataaaatgtaaaatgtaaaaaagtggtgtaaaaatttgcgaaaaaaacaataattatagGAGTTATAGTCACTTGAGGTTCTAAAAATGTAATTGGAccccctccggtacgtttagtgttaaaaaaaagaaagaagtcTTTTGAAACACATGAGAGTTGTATGAATTTTAGATGACTGCCAACAAGAACTTATTCAAGGATCAATAGTGGCAAGCCGGATGAAATGTTAAccaaattttccgaattttcaacGTTAACTTTTAGAAATCGCAAGAAATAACAAGAAAATGTTGTTTATTTGTGTTGAGTTAtgctacacttttttttataaacgaactagctgacccggtgtgctttgctacaccttccaaaaatgaatgaaatttgtggTACCTAGTTCtgacttttcatttatttgcattaaatttcaaaatcatcaaaaggtttttaaaataaaattgcttttttttgttcaaatctttATTGTTTAGTTGAATACgtgttttaattctttttatgactctggtgatttttacttcataagtttataaataatgccaacatatttttttatatatgaaaTCTACGTTGTCCCTTTTTAATATGGTTGTCCCTTTttaatatcatagaaacattttttgtaacaaaataccatcacgggacacttattttaccaatttgttctcgaattattatatAAATTGTGAGAGTGGCCACCTTCCCCCATATAGGCCTAATAAAAGGAAGGGGGgtttcataacatcagaaaaacactttttgtatacaaatacgatcccatgactccattttcgataagttctcgagttattcagaAAATGGGTGACTTTCTCTCCACTTTGTATCTCCCCTCTGTCAAgagaaaggggtctcaaacaatcgaAGAAACATTGCTAGTACCCAATTTTACTCCCAtgcaagtttggttccattttctagattagttattgaaatattaaaaaaatatgtgtgaCCCTCTCCCCCttttttatcgttccactgaatgaaTGGAAGGGTGCTAAACCACTGGAAAAACATTTGTTGTGttcgaataccctctcatgctaaatttggtttcatttgctttattGGTTGTTGAGTTATGCTATGAAATTAGTAACGGAACCCCTCTTCCTACCAatcccctacctggaaggaggggatcaagatcaaacattccgtgtattcaaatacaatCCCATGCCCAATACTGTCCATTTGttcgattgtatgattgttcgCATACcacatttgattccatttgttaGAAAAGTTCTTGGttcatgcaaaacaatcgtatgtgagtTTTCGTCTTCTTAAACTGTATCCCCAATGCTTTTCTATgtcaaagttgtttccattagTTCTAGAGTttggcgaaaaattgtaaaggagcccctctctccttcctatcacgcaactggaagtagtaccaaatattcacagaaacattccttgtggtcaaataccctcccaagccaaatttcattccatttgctggataagttcccgagtgatgtgaaaaattgtatgggagcaccctCATCCCTCATGATTTTCCGCCTTGAAAacgaaggtttttaaaaatatcatagaaacatttctcgtaataaAATATCTGCCCACGCCAAATCCggatccatttgcttgattatttttccagTAATGCTGAATACCGTGAAGAAgcccctccccactttctatctcctcaATAGACGGAGGGagaggtaccaaatattcatagaactatttatcgtacccaaatacccttccaagccaaattttgtttcatttgctcgaatagttttcaagttatgtaaTAAAAAAGGGGTTAAAGGCCCCTCCCCTCCTTCTTGAAtcttcactggaaggagggaggggtctgaaataatcatagaacgatTTCTCGTATTACACttcccttccatgccaaatttggttccatttgcttgattagttgtccagatatataaaaaattgtaaggtaggccccctcccccttcctatctccccactgaaaggagggaggggtaccaaagcatcatagaaacattcaacgtaccgaaatacactcccatgccaaatttggttccatttgcatgatcagttcttgagttatgaagacttatcacttttatttatatgaccccctccccccttccacgaagagggaggggtcccaaactattatagaaaccctccccggcctccaatacccccatctgccaagtttcacgcaaatcggttcagtagttttcgagtctatagggaacagacagacagacagacagacagaaagacagacagacagacagacagacagaaattcatttttatatatatagatacaaacatatacaggatctcaataaaACTTGATATTTCCTCGAatagattcctttttcttaactctaagcgtacatctttcgaggatatgaaggctagcatcttacaattCAAGAACCACTAAcctacagaaagtgtactatgtgtgccgtgaccgggattcgatctcatgcccgctggcttagaagacttgaaggctatcctctacgtcACGGGCTGCGGAAGGTACACTGTTACCTAACTtaataaaaaaccttttcaatagATCTAAGAAAGATTCGTGAAAGACTCGAATGCCTTTATAGGATGAGAGGATGAGAACCTGATTTaacgaagtattttttttatgagctTCATAGCCAAGCCAATCCAGAATAATTCAGACCTTTTAAATTTCggtcatttgattttaaaaattttaatccaaaatccggaggatatccgggaaaattttgagCAGATCCCAAGaatcattcaataaaaaatcaagatgCAAACcacttgaaaaattgtttttcaaattatcgaAATGCATTAGATCATGGGGAAAAATATATCTCAATTTACTctaactaaattcaaaacaaagatcttAAAATCTCTTTTAAATTGTAGTGTTTTCGAATGTAAATATATgcgaatataatttttaaagtctTAAAAATTCAACATTGAGAATCGCttggcattatttactcaaaatcgattatttttgcatttatacCTATTTGGTTCTGAGGGACTCatataattataaaatatcggaaatttatctaattttttattgtttgctgAGCTTTAACAGAAAAgggtatatttatgaaaatccaaccaaatccaaatttatttttattgacatcttgctctgtatttatgaacatcaataattaaaaactaGACAGAATTTACAGTCGGGTAGTAAAATTCAACTAGAACCGATTTGGTACTGACAAATCTCTGAAAAGAACTAccttttttaagcaaaattttgacttcCTTGACTTTTATCCTGTTCATAGAAGGCTTTccaaattcacttttcaaatcgagatattgaaaaatttggaaagagttggattgagttgaggttgaggttcgtactttgaaaaatcaatatgatttatgatataactagagttcgtcgaaaaaaatatttttttaaatgtcaaaagttTGTGAACGCTACTTTTTTCAGCAACAccattctgtgatttttttttttaatttgcctatcaaattttttctaaggaaaccggtaaacttaaaaattttggaaaatgggcGGTCATTTTGATTACATGGAGACCATAAAATTCATTTAGGCTACACAaaaccatgattattttttttaaactaactaaaaaattctcgttttggatgcataaataaaaatattttacaataaaatttgatttattttttgttttgttagatTTAGCAAAACAGGTTTCCTagcattttgaattgaaatacgGGCATCCGAGCCGGGCCggaattttcccaaattatgtattgaatatccgagcaaacccggacaaaaccgggcaatctgacaagccTGATCTTCACTTTCAGGCTTAAAAAATCGTGCAAgttcattttgataaaacttgctcattcattttattttgggacgaaaatattgaaaattacaataacCCAGTTAGAtttctttttgttgttttgtttttttttttcaaaaaaaaatgtattaaactaagttttttcaacaaaaatcgagGAATATCCGTACAAGAATGGATAAAACAGGGCGATATGACCAGGTTATCCATATATGTTGATTAGCTGGATAAATAAATGGTTTTAATGATCGATAAGGtatttattataataaattgtcattttcaaaattccgaattATGTTTGTCATACCGGAAccaatattaaattatttttcctcaATACTTATGAGCTTACCTTAGCTTAGTTTGATTGACTACCCACTTCCACCTGAAACCCGAAATGCTCCACaatcaatatttacaaaaggATCTTAATGagctaatctatttttcttttaGTTGTCGATTAATGATATCACTAATGtctatcttaaaaaaaaaaaagcttctcgAAAACCATGATAgaaggcgtggctcagtagaagaagttccacatcgccaattgttgctactccgtgattgactgAGGCTATCAGATTTGCGCAAAAGCCAAAAGAATGATGCTTGGCAAtagcaactcattctcaatgcacaaaactgattcTCTCTCTTTCTACATTAATAAcggtgccggccacgtcctagtagacAATAGATAGATTTGGAAAGTAGAAAAACGGATGAATGGtcaattttgtgctttaggaccgaggtcacctctgcatcctagcaaataatttttgttttggaatgtgGGTTGAAGGATaagatcaggaaacacttttgaccagtacgattttttattcaatcctattctttaaaaaaaatgtttttttaatacatgTTTCCGAAAAGCTCGAAGGGGGCAATTGGATGACGATTCTGTGCATTTTTGATTGTGTACAaggtccaattttttttatttcaatttattggatatttgaataattttttgctATTCCTCTCGTGATGTTTGAACTTCAAGATACAAAAGAATGATTTTACATTTGTTCTGGCCTTATTGGACATAACGAATatgtactagctgatcccggtTCCACTTTCAATCCTGAAATTGCTGCTGGATCAGTTCCTCATCAGGGTGGTTCCTCGTCAGAATACCTTTTATCAATTGTATGATTAGAAACAACTCTTATATATTACCTAGATTCGATTTCATCTcttcttttttctgaaaaacattTATCATGAATTCAGGAACTTATATATCAGGTCTTGGGTCTCAGAGCTGATTTCAGTTTCAACCTTAAAAATTAGAACGGGATAGGGAatagtaaataatttttaaagtgcTTTACATCGATCACTGATCATAAAGTTCATGTGCTCAGAATATGAACAGGCTGTAAAAATCATTAATACCATTGGTAatattgcattgaaaatataaaagattttttctttttttttttgtctttatttaagaggttttcagccgcaggctggttcgcctctgaaaatataaaagattattatataaaacttttaacCACTTCACCTCAATGCTCTGttcaaagcaagaaaaaaaattatttttgcttcGACGCTGTTATTTATTCCCATTATATCTTTCTTCTTAAAGAAGTGGCCACCATTTTGGTGTCTTGAGAATAGAGTTGCAAATTCGTACGCATtcggaccaggaatgatgaaaaagttttcagattttcggatggcCCTTTTtgaaaggggtcgtccttaCAAGACAAATGTTGTTCAAGCGATATTGACgatattatacattgg
This sequence is a window from Uranotaenia lowii strain MFRU-FL chromosome 3, ASM2978415v1, whole genome shotgun sequence. Protein-coding genes within it:
- the LOC129751984 gene encoding uncharacterized protein LOC129751984 yields the protein MAACERIRFWALGSLLLMSLFLTEISCEKLVKNDVQPVEGRLQSYDSYWYNDVYYWWPWFNDMATVIMIKLKIAIGLAAIYAFGDGYYWKKFKGSKHEGEEILARYPWTNQNYYIEETVAPKKCFWDFLKGWGHRYARSLQNQEPDFADWMFNVMGVPEGDCRKRIVCELDFDAGRNRSAGSKFEYDLFKNYRAKIPSRREDCETTFNRCRLVKNSKNKT